Below is a genomic region from Spirosoma radiotolerans.
AGCTTTACAGACGATTTATTGTCGTGGGGATAGGGGATAGAATGCCAGGCAGGAAAGTAATTCTTCAGATTTTATTTACCGCTAACTGGAAATGTGAATACTAAATCGACCCAGGAAGCCACACGGCTACCGTCGACGAAGCGGATAACGCGGCTAATCAAGCAGCCATGTGTCCCCGCTTTGTCAATGGTAGCCATCTGATGACTTATACCGGCTTGCTTAACAGATGCGGCCGTTCGTTGGCCACTTTCAGGATAAGCTCACCAAAAAGCGTATTGGCCCAGGCAAACCATTTTCTGGTGAATTTGGTGGGGTCGTCCTGATTAAATGATTCGTGCATAAAGCCCGTTCCGGCATGGGTCGTCTTTAGAAAACGCAACTGCGACAAAATCTCCTGGTCGTCGGTGGAGGTAAGCGCGCGCATGGTTAAACTCATCGTCCAGATGTTGTTCACCAGCGTGTGCGGACTGCCAACGCCTTCGGCGGCTTTGCCTTTGAAAAAATAAGGGTTGTCTGGACTGAGCACAAACCGACGGGTATTCCGGTACACTGGGTCGCTGGCCGACAGCGCACCCAGATAGGGGAGCGCCAGCAGATTGGGCACATTGGCGTCGTCCTGAAGGAGATGGTTCCCGTAGCCGTCTACTTCGAGTGCGTAGATTTTGCCGTATTTGGGATGGGTGTAGATGGCGTACTGTTTCAGCGCCCGTTCCACTTCATCGGCCAATGCCCGGCAGTCGGTGGAGAGGGCAGGCGTGGGGCGAATCTGCTCGACCATGGTTGCCAGTTGCCGGAGCGATACAACCGCAAACCAGTTCGATGGTACGTAAAATGGAAAAACCGTAGCGTCGTCGGACGGGCGAAACGTGCTGTTGATCAGGCCAATGGGCCGGGTTGGATTGCCATAGCCATCGCCCGGCACCGTATCCGTCGACCAGGCCGTGTTCCGGCTAAAGTGGTAAGGACCGTGGCTAGCTTTGCGTTGCTGCTCGCGGCAGGTTTTCAGCACCAGCTGCATGGCCTGTAGCCAGTCGGCGTCAAACGGGCTGGTATCGCCCGTGGTTTTCCAGTAATGATAGCCCAGCCGTATAGGATAGCAAAGCGAATCGAGTTCCCATTTCCGTTCGTGAAGGCCCGGCTTCATGTCGGTAACATCCTTTTTCCATTCACCTTCCTTGTTGGCGTCGGCGTAGAATGCATTGGCATAGGGGTCCCGACGAATGCACAAACTTTGTCGACGAATAACCCCCGCAATGAGTTGCCGCAAGGGCTGATCCTGCTTGATGAGGGGCAAATAAGGCCAGACCTGTGCGGTACTGTCGCGCAGCCACATGGCGTCGATGTCACCCGTAATGACAAACGTATCGGGTTGGCCGTTGGCGGTACCAACCTGAACAGTGGTATCGAGCGTATTGGGAAAGCAATTTTCGAAGAGCCAGGCCAACTCCGGGTCTTTGATAGTTTTGTGCATTCGCTCGATGGTCTGCTCAACGGCCGAGCTGGTAAAATTGCGTTTTGCGGCTGCCGTCCGAACAACGGGGAAGGCGGCTGCGGGGGCCGCCCATAACGATTGACCAGCCAGCAGTCCTGCACTTGCTCCGGCTGACTGTTGGATAAACTGACGACGATTCATTGGAAATAGGTTCGTAAAATGAAGGCACGAAGAACATAAAGAAAAATTAAAAAATCGGTTTTCTACAGGCCTTCATGGCTTAATAGTGTACATAATACGGTTAAATCAGCGCTTCCCGATTATTCGTCCGTAAATTTCTCATTTTAGAGACGCCAGAATGCAAAAAAAACGTAGGTAGTTTATGTATGATCAAATCTTATAGTATTACCTAACGCTCAATCTTTTCCTTATGATTTGGTCAACCTCTATTACGTACACACTCCGTTTACTGGGCGCAGCCGGAGCCTCTGTCGGGCTGTATGCCTGCCTGAATACACAAAAAGCCAGTACCCAAACGACCGTCGTGACAACAACGCCCACAGCCGTTTCCCGATCAGCATCGGCGGGTGAAGCAACGAACGCCAGTCCTACGCAGATCGGGTCCGGGACCCTCCAGTCGGAACCAAAGCGTATTCTTGTTTTCTCGAAAACCAAGGGCTGGAAACATACTTCTATTCCCTTTGGCATTGCGGCTCTGCAAAAACTTGGCCGCGAGCACACGTTCAGGGTGGATACGACAAAAAATGCGGATTACTTTAACGATGATAGCCTGCGGCATTACCAGGCCGTTGTGTTTCTGAGTACAACCGGCAACATTCTGAACCAGAAGCAGCAGGCTGCTTTCGAGCGGTATATTCAGGCGGGGGGTGGCTACATGGGTATTCATGCCGCGGCCGATACCGAATATGACTGGCCCTGGTACAATAAACTGGTAGGCGGGTATTTTGCCAGCCACCCGAGCCAATCCAATGTACGGAAGGCGACTGTTGACGTGATCGATAAAAAACATTCTTCCACGGCCCATCTGCCCGATCACTGGGAGCGCACGGACGAATGGTACAATTACCGGTCCTTGTATACCGACCTGACGGTGGTCGCCAATCTGGACGAAAATACCTACGATGGTGGCATCAACGGAAGCAACCACCCGATTGCCTGGTACCACGAGTTCGATGGCGGGCGGGCGTATTACACGGGTGGCGGTCATGAAGATGCCAGCTTCAGCGAGCCGCTGTTTGTTCAGCATTTGCTGGGGGCGCTTACCTGGGTCATGGGGAGCAACAAACCCCTCGATTATAGCAAAGCCTACGCTGTGACGATGCCCGAAGAGAACCGGTTTGTGAAGACGGTTCTGGTCAATGACCTGAACGAACCGATGGAACTCGCCGTAGCTGATGATGGACGGGTTTTCTTCACCGAACGGAGCGGGAATCTGACGGTCTACAATGCCAGCACGAACAAGTACAAAGTTATGCACAAGTTTCCGGTAACGACCAAGCAAGGGTTTGGCGTGCAGGGCATAACGGTCGATCCCAACTTTGCAACCAACCATTTTTTGTACGTGTATTATTCTCCGGATACCGACAAAGACCCCACGTATCATCTGTCGCGCTTTGTGGTCAAGGACGACAACACGCTCGATCTGGCTTCTGAAAAAGTCGTGCTGAACGTACCCGGTGAATTTGAGGCCAGTGCGCACCACGGCGGTTCGCTGGCATGGGATAAAGAAGGTAATCTGTTTCTTTCGACGGGGGATAACACCAATCCGTTCCCATCCAACGGTTACTCTCCGATTGACGAACGACCCGATCACCTCACCCTCGATGCCCAGCGTTCGGCGGCCAACACCAACGATTTGCGGGGCAAAATTCTGCGTATTCGTCCGCAGGCCGATGGTACCTACACCATTCCCGACGGGAATCTTTTCCCGAAAGGCACCGAACCGTCGGACCGCGCGCAAACCCGCCCCGAAATTTACACAATGGGTTTGCGCAATCCGTACCGAATCGCGGTGAATCCGAAATCGTCGGTCTTGTACTGGGGCGAAATTGGCCCGGATGCCGGCAAGGACAGCACCATCGGGCCACGGGGCTATGACGAGTTCAATCAGGCCAAAAAGCCGGGCAACTTTGGCTGGCCTTACTTTATCGGAAACAGCCAACCGTATCCCGACCTCGATTTTGCCACCAACGTGGCGGGACCGAAATTTGACCCCAAGGCACCAATGAATACCTCGGTCAATAACACGGGCCTGAAAAATCTGCCGCCGACTAATTCGGCCATGATCTGGTATCCGTATGCAGCTTCCAAAGACTTCCCCGAGCTTGGCCTGGGTGGCCGAAGCGCCATGGCTGGGTCATTCTATACCTACGACAAGAGCTCGCCATCGAAGAACAAATTTCCGGAATACTACGACGGTGCGCTGTTCATTTTCGACTGGATGCGTAACTGGGTGATGGCGGTGCGCGTCGATAAAGACGATAACTATATTCGGAATGAGCCGTTCATGGCCGGCAGTGGCGATTTCCGGCGGCCCATCGACCTGGCATTCAGCAAAGATGGGGTTATGTATATGCTGGAATACGGTTCCGTCTACGGGGCCGATAACGACGACGCCCGCCTGGTGAAAATTGAATACAATACCGGCAACCGAGCCCCTATCGCCCGAGCAGGTGTGGTCGATTCGGTAGCCGTGGCTCAGCGTGATGCCCGCTCGTATCTCACCTCTGACCCCCGTGCTCCCGAGCTGGACGAAGCCGTTGGACAGGCCCCATTGCGGGTTAAATTCAGTGGACGCGGCACGGATCTGGACGATGATGATCAGGTCACTTACCAGTGGTTGTTCGATGGCAAAACGGTTGGGTCTACCAAGCCAATGGCCACCTATACCTACACGCAGCCTGGTGTGTACAACGCTATCCTGAAAGTAACGGACCGGATGGGCCAAGTGGGTATGGATACTGTTACTGTGAAAGTTGGGAATGCCAAGCCAGAGCTGGCCATTGTCACCCCCGACAATAAATCATTCTACTGGGAAAATAAGCCGTTTACTTACACGGTGAAGGTGACCGACAAAGAGGACAAGAAAATTGATCCCAAGCGCATCAAGGTTTATTACGAATACAGTGCTCAGCCGAATGGTGCGCCAATGGCTGCCCCACAACAGGGACACCAGGAAGTAGCGCAGGTGGGTGGTGGATCGCTGGGGAAAACGCTGATCGCCAGCAGCGATTGTAAGGCTTGCCATACCATCGACAAGCCGTCTGTTGGGCCAACGTTTCTGGCCGTTGCCGGGCGGTATAAAGGAGAATCCGGCAGTGTGGAACGACTGGCCCGGAAGATCATTGAAGGCGGTGGAGGCAACTGGAGCAAAGACCATCTGATGAGTGCTCACCCGCAGATTCCGGCCCAGGATGCGCAGGAAATGGTCAAGTACATTTTCTCGCTGACGGATGCGCGCAAACAGAAAGCCGTACCCGCGCAAGGGAGCCTCGCCTTAAATGAGCACAAGCCCGAAGATGCCCGTGGGCAGTATAGCCTGCTGGCAAGTTACACCGACAATGGCAGTAAAGCCGTTGGGCCGCTCACCAGTACGGAGGTCGTTACCTTACGCAGTGCGAAGGTGAAGACGTTAAACGCCGATGCATACGTAGGTTTCCCCCGCTTCGGTAGTCGCCTGAGTGCGGGTGGCCATAAGGCGTATGTCTTGCTGAAAGGCATTGACATGACTACCATCAAGTCGTTAACCTATGACTATTCGTCGCTCAACAAAGACGGCGAGATCGAGGTGCGGCTGGATTCTTACGCTGGTCCGGTAGTGAGTCGCGCACCCTACAAAGCAACCGGCGACTGGAAAAAGACTAACCAGGTAACGGGTACGCTCGACAAGCCCTTCACCGGCAAACACGATGTGTATATAATTGTGGTGAAACGTGATAAGCCTAATGACAGCATTATTCAATTAAACAGTATTCAGTTCAATCAGTAAGAGCCCGTGGTCCCTGGGGACACGGACCACACATCCGGCTAGTTGCAACGGTATAGAAGAGAGCGGTCCGTGAGGACACGGACCGTGGAGACCTTCCTTGAGGGGAAGTCAGTGGAACTGCCCGCGCCGTTTTTAAGAATCGCACCACAGCCGTGGCCGATCGGCGACCCGGCTGATGCCACCACAGTAAACGCCAAGTCCTGACCTTACTAACTATGTAAGGTCAGGACTTGGCGTTTACTGTGGTGGCAGTTTCTTAAAACTGCCACGGCAAGGTTTTGAGAAACCTCGTTGATTAGTAAGCCGTGTGCGGTTTTAAGAAACCGCTCTTGTCAGTTTTAAGAAACTGACACTGTGCCCTTGGTCCGTGTCCTCACGGACCAAGGGCACAGTGTCAGCCAGACCATCCGGTCCGGCGGTCCGTGAGGACACGGACCGTGGGCACTTACCTTGAAGTGGCCCCGCTGACACCACAGTTCTACTAAAAAAGGATTGGCAAAACGACCTTACTGAACAACAAGCGTTTCGGGACTCGGTTGCTTGTCGGGCGTTTTGACGGCAATCAGGGTGATGATGGCGGATAGCAGAAGCGATCCAGCCATAAAAATGTAAGAGGCTCCGAAGCCGCCCGTTGAGCCATTCAGATAGCCAACCAGATAAGCACCCGCGAAGGAGCCCAGCGCTCCGCAACTGTTGATGAGGGCCATTGCGCCACCCGCTACGTTCTTGGGTAGCAGGTCGGGAATGATAGCGAAGAAGGGGCCATAGGGCGCATACATAGCACCGCCCGCAATGATCAGCAGCACAAACGATAGCCAGAAATTAGTGGCACCGATCAAATACGACCCGTAGAAAGCAACCGCGCCCAGTAGTAAAAACGGCCACACAAAGATTTTTCGGTTCAGGGTTTTATCCGAGAAGTAGGACGCACTTAACATCCCGATAATGGCTAGTACATAGGGAACCGAAGACAGCCAGCCGGTTTTAACAATGTCCATGTTCGGGGCTGCGTTGATAATGGACGGAAGCCACATCACAAAACCATAAACGCCAATGCTCCACAAGGCGTATTGCAGGCTCAACAAAATGACGATTCTGGATTTAAAGGCTGCTGCGTAATTTTTAACGGGTTTGATACCCTGCTGTTCCTTCTGCAATTCGGCTTCCAGATCCTGTTTTTCTGATTCGGTGAGCCAGTTGGCATCGCTGGGTTTGTCGGCGACGAGCCGCCACCAGAAGAACGCCCAGATAATGGCGGGAAGTCCTTCCAGGATAAACATCCACCGCCAGCCAACCGATTTAATCAAATAACCAGACAGCACCGACATCCACAGAATAGTGGCAGGGTTGCCCAGAATCAAAAATGTATTGGCCCGCGACCGCTCGGCTTTGGTAAACCACCTGCTCAAAAAGAGAAGCATTGATGGCATTACGGCGCTCTCGACAACGCCAAGCATAAAGCGAATGACAATCAATAGGTTAACATTGCTGATGATCCCCGTTGCCATGGCCAGACCACCCCACAGAATCAACGACCAGAAAATGAGTTTCTTGGCACTTCTGTTCTCGGCATAGATAGCGCCGGGCACCTGAAAAAAGAAATAACCCAGGAAGAATAGCGACCCCAGCAGGGAAGACATGGACGGGGTAATCTTCAGGTCCGTTGCCATGCCGCTGGCGGCTCCAAACCCAAAATTCGCCCGGTCAAGATAGGCCAGGCTATACGTAATAAAGGCGATTGGTATCAGGCGGTACCAGCGAGTAGGGGCTAATGTCTTTTCCATTAACACCTAAAGCGTCTTTTCTCGCAGATATACGCAAGAGCATGAACCGATAATCGCTGAATAGCCCAAATGGGCAACAAAAACCGGCTGGAAATGGTGGAGAATTGTAAATGAATAACGTCTAAACTATTCTTTCGAGCCTATTTATAGATAGATTGTCCGCTGTTAATTGTAGTGAACACTTCGCCCCGTTAAATTGGTTTTATAAGGGTGTATTGCTTATTTTTACAGAAGTACCTCAGCCCGTATTGCCGAAAAGCAATCTTGTGTACTATCACTCTAAGGTAATGCATGTCATGAACATACAGTATATTTCAGATGCTCAGGGTAGGCATACGGCCATCGTGATTCCGATTGAGGAGTGGAACAACATCACGGCAAAACATCAGGATTTAAAGTTGCTGGAAAATCCGAAGTAGAAGCCATCTGATTTTAGTGGAGCTATTTCTAAAGAAACGGCTGATCAACTGCTTCGTTACACAGAACAAGCACGAACAGAATGGGAAAACAGTATATCCTAGATGCCAATGCTGTTATTGATTACGTAGGTGATAAAATTCCGCTATCGGCTGCTATCGCTATGGATAGCCTCATTAACGATGAATTCAATACGTCTATCGTTGTTAAAATCGAGGTTCTGGGTTTTGACGAAGACCCTGTAGAAATGCAAAACTAAACGATTTTTTAGCGTTGGCTACCATCTTTTATGTAAATGATGTGGTTGCTGATAAGACGATTGACTTACGAAAAAGAGATAAAAAGCTAAAGCTTGGCAATGCTATCATTGCCGCTACAGCGCTGGTATATGGGTTTACGATATTGACTCGTAACACCAAAGATTTTCGGCATATAGACGGGCTTGACTGTATAAATCCGCATGAGTTTTCCTAACGGCATTGTCCATAATTTATTCGCTTCTATCCCAAGTTCGCTACCCGAAGAATTGGTTGACGAAGTTATAACGGGCAAAGGCTTTAGGGTAGAACGTATCGTCTCGAAAGGGCACATCTCCCCCGATGGGTTCTGGTATGATCAGGACCAACACGAGTGGGTGCTACTCGCCAAGGGAGCAGCCCGGCTCCGAATCGACGGTGTCGACCAGCCGATTGAGCTATCTGCTGGTATGCACATCAACCTGCCTGCCCACCTCAAGCACCGGGTGGAGTGGACAAAAGAAGACGAAGAAACCGTCTGGCTGGCCATTTTTTATCAGGCTACATAGCGAAGGAGCAAACCCAATACGGCCGCTCCGCCAATGATGCTTAATTCAGGAAGTTTCTTGAAGCGGTAAAGCAGCCCCATAGTAGCCAGCGCCATCAGAATAGCCGGAAGGTCTACCAGTTGTCGACGCGCCAGCACGACAACAGCCCCGGCAATTGCGCCAACGGCGGCTATGGTGATGCCATTCACAAACGATTTAACGCCCGGATGCTTGCCCCAGCGCTTGAAATAAGGCGCCGGTAGGACGGTCAATAAATAGCAGGGCAGAAAGGTGGCTAAGGCCGCTACGCAGGCACCCGGAAAACCGGCTACCAGATAACCAATAAAAGCCACGGTGATCACCACGGGACCGGGCGTTATCATGGCGACCGCCACGGCATCTAAAAATTGCTGTTCTGTTAACCAGCCATATTCTTTCACCACGCCCCCATAGAGAAACGGCACAATGGCCAGTCCACTCCCAAAGACAAAAGTCCCGGCTTTGGCGAAAAAGAGAGCTAGCTTCCACAGAATCGAGTCTGAGGCAAGGCCTTCCAACGGCGGAAGAAAGGGGGCGAAACTGCTCCCAATGCCCGTTCGAATAAAGTGGGGCGGTGTTTTGACCAGCCAGTAAATGACTCCCGAGCCCAAGACCAGCCACAGCAGTTCCGATTCCATAACGGCAGTAGCCACCGCCGATAGGCCAAACAAAACCCAGCCCAGTTGATCGGTGCCAACGGTTTTCGTCGTGAGTTTGTACGTACCGATGGCAATGATGCCGATAACGGCAGCGCCAATGCCGTAAAAAATGGCCTGCATCCAGGGGAGTCCACCCAGGCGAACATAGACCCAGCCCAGGGCCACCACCATGATAAAGGAAGGCATAACAAAGGCTATACCCACCAGCGTTGCGCCCCAAATACCATAATGAACATAACCCAGGTAGATCGCCAGTTGGGCGGCCAACGGGCCGGGGGCCAGTTGCGCCAAGGCCATTCCTTCCCGGTAGTCGGCCTCGGTGATCCACTGCCGATCCACAACCAGATCGCGGTGCATGGCACTCACCAACGCCGGTGGACCACCAAAACCCAGGGTTCCCAGGCGAAGAAAATAACGCACCAGCTCACCCAGTGAATAAGAAGCAGGTAATTTCATGTGTCGGGATCTTGTACTTAGGCACAAGAATAAGCTGTCCCGTCAGAAGGAAATAGAATGGATTTAACTTTTTGTATCTGCTTTACTTTTTAATCGGCTTTTGCGGTAGTCGGACGGATTTTGCCCGATTAACTTTTTGAAGATTCGGGTAAAGTGGCTTTGGTCGGAAAAGCCGGTCAGGTAGGCGATTTCAGAGAGGCTGTAAGCCGTTGTTTCCAGCAACTGGAGGGCTTTCTCAATCCGTAGCTTCCGGATGTATTCGCCAAACGAGAGGTCGTCGAAATACCGGGCGAAGGTGCGCGAAACATAGGCCGGATTAACGTCCAGACTTTCGGATAGTTCCGTTAAACTAAGCGTTAGGTTCGTGTCGATCTGATCCTGAATCAGCTCTTTGAGCTCATGCACCCAGGTTGGCGGCTTTCGTTTACCCGTTGGTTGGAGGTAGGAATGCAGCACCTGAAGCAACAACCGCTCGGTGGGACTTTGGGTGTGTTTAACTGCCTGCAGGTGTTTGGCCCAACTGTACAAGGCATCATAAATGATCAGGCCCTGATCCAGGAGTTGCTGGTCATTGGCGATGTTGAACGCCAACCCTGCCGAAATGGCCCACAAGCCCGCCGATTGGGCGGCCAGCGCATGATCATCGGTATCGGCTCCGCGAATGATCGGAGCCATTGCCTGCAAAGCCGGATCGGTGAGCGAATGTTTTTGAAGGAAGTAGTCGAACGTGCACCGGTCTTCGTAATGCGTGTATTCGACACCTGGCACATCGAACGGAATGGCGTTCAGGGGCTGGGCCTGACTAAGAACCTGGCCCTCCGGGACAAAATAAATGACCGCATCCCGATCAATGAATCGTTTGATCAGCCACGGGCAGGCCAGCCGGTCAATCTTGGGGCGTTCGCGCGTAATCCAGTTCATGGGCAGAGAGTGAACAAAGATAAGCGGTAATCGGCATAGCTGCTTATTGTGGGCCACGAGCGCCGGGAAATTGGAAATGCGAAAGTCAACCCTTATCCATTGACTCTTTTCAGCGCCAGATGGGGCGTTATCCGTTGCGTTAGTATGTCCAGGTCCACGGGTTTCACCAAATGGGCATCGAAGCCCGATTCCCAGCTCAGTCGTATGTCTTCAGGTTGATTGTAGCCACTTAATGCAATCACCACGATCTCCTTTTCGGATGGCTGCATTCGAATCGTCCGGCAGGTTTCATAACCGTCTATTTCGGGCATTGCCAGATCAAGCAGCACCACATCGGGCCGCAGGCGTTCGGTAGCCTCGATACCCTCCCGGCCATTGGGGTAGCTACAGGCATCATAGCCTTTCAGCTTGAGCAGCATAACCAGTGTAAAGGCGGCATCCGGGTTATCATCTACGACCAGTATTTGGCAACTGTCTGGTTTTGCGTTAACCATATTCGTTATGGGTTACTGTGTGGTTGGGATGTTTCAACGGCAGATATATACTAAATTCACTACCTGCACCGACCCCGGCACTAGCGACTTCAACCCGCCCGCCGTGCAGTTCCGCAAACTGTTTGACGAGCGTAAGCCCCAGGCCCAGCCCCCCCTGCGAACGGATAGAGGATGTATCGACCTGTACAAACATGGTAAAGATTCGATCTAATTGATCAGCGGCAATGCCGATGCCATCATCACGTATCCGTAAGCACGCTTCTCCGCCGACTTGTTCCAGAGTCAACCAAACGTGGCCGTTGTTATGGGTGAATTTGGCCGCATTGCTTAGTAAGTCTCGAATCATTTGGGTGAGTCGAATGTCGTCGCCCTGCATATAAAGAGGCTCGCCGGGCAGGCTGGCCATGAACTGGCGCTGCCCTGTCTCCACCAATGGCCGGGCTGCTTCGATAGCCTGCCTGACCAGACTCGTTAGGTCAAGACTCGCTAGGCGCAATTGGGTTTTGCCCTGGTTAATCCGGCTCACATCCAGCAAGTCATCGACCAGGCGAACCAGATGGCTCACTTCCCGGCTCATCAGCGTTAGGGCCGATTCAAGCGGCAGCATTTCATTGGTCCCCTTCGTTAATTGCAGAATCTGTACCGTGTTAGACAGGGTGGCCAGTGGGTTGCGTAGTTCATGCGCCAGCAAGGCCATAAACTCGTCTTTTCGTTGGGCGCCTTCTTTTAGTTCTTCCTCCGCCTGTTTTCGATCCGTAATGTCAAACATGACACCGCTCATCCGGCTTGGCCGTCCGTCGACTTCTTCGGTAATGCGACCATAGCCACTCATCCAGCGTAGAGTGCCATCGTCTCGTATGATTCGAAAATCAGTATCATAAATTCCCTGCTGCTCAATAGCCTGCGTCAGTTGATCGGTTACCCGTTGGCGGTCATCTGGATGTATGTGCGACAGGAAGTCTGCCGGTTGCATCGGTTCGGGCTGTAGAGGCATACCCAGCAATTTGAAATGTTGTTCATTCCAATAGACTTGGTTAGCCGCCAGGTGCCACTCCCAGGTTGCCATCTCGGCCGCTTCAACCGCAATGATCGTACGCTTTTGCAGCCGATTAAGGGATTCTTCGGCTTGTTTTCGTTGTGTGATGTCGCTGGCAACGCCAACCCATTCGACAATTTTAGACTGGGTATTGAGCAACGGGATGGCCCGTGATAAGGTCCAGCCAATCGTTCCATCAGCAAGAATGATCCGGTGTTCCAGTTCAAAGATGCTCTTGGTTTCAATGGCTTGCTCGATGGCGGCCTGAACCTGGGGTTGGTCTTGCAGAGGAATGTACTTTTTAAACCAGTATTGGCTGGGTTTTTCGGTAGTAGCCAGGAATTCCTGCCCTTCCAGCGTGAGCATCTGGCTCCAATCGGCATTCATGCGATAGACGGCATCGGAAATAGTCGTAAGGAACATCCTGAAGTGTTCCTGAGAGGAACGTAATGCCTTCTCGGCATCTTTCCAGTAACGACTTGGATCGAGTCGAGGGGATGATTCATCCTGATCGTTAATTTCATTAGCCATATTTCGACTTTAAAATGCTGGAAAGCGGTTACAAGCCGGTAATACCCTGGTTTAAAAGAGTTAAATCTTTGCTGCGCTTACAACTAGGTAAGTGCGACAAAGTTTATTGCTGTGATTAATCAGTGATGGTAAGGTACCGATCCTTCGTTTAACAGGGAA
It encodes:
- a CDS encoding glycoside hydrolase family 125 protein — its product is MNRRQFIQQSAGASAGLLAGQSLWAAPAAAFPVVRTAAAKRNFTSSAVEQTIERMHKTIKDPELAWLFENCFPNTLDTTVQVGTANGQPDTFVITGDIDAMWLRDSTAQVWPYLPLIKQDQPLRQLIAGVIRRQSLCIRRDPYANAFYADANKEGEWKKDVTDMKPGLHERKWELDSLCYPIRLGYHYWKTTGDTSPFDADWLQAMQLVLKTCREQQRKASHGPYHFSRNTAWSTDTVPGDGYGNPTRPIGLINSTFRPSDDATVFPFYVPSNWFAVVSLRQLATMVEQIRPTPALSTDCRALADEVERALKQYAIYTHPKYGKIYALEVDGYGNHLLQDDANVPNLLALPYLGALSASDPVYRNTRRFVLSPDNPYFFKGKAAEGVGSPHTLVNNIWTMSLTMRALTSTDDQEILSQLRFLKTTHAGTGFMHESFNQDDPTKFTRKWFAWANTLFGELILKVANERPHLLSKPV
- a CDS encoding ThuA domain-containing protein; the encoded protein is MIWSTSITYTLRLLGAAGASVGLYACLNTQKASTQTTVVTTTPTAVSRSASAGEATNASPTQIGSGTLQSEPKRILVFSKTKGWKHTSIPFGIAALQKLGREHTFRVDTTKNADYFNDDSLRHYQAVVFLSTTGNILNQKQQAAFERYIQAGGGYMGIHAAADTEYDWPWYNKLVGGYFASHPSQSNVRKATVDVIDKKHSSTAHLPDHWERTDEWYNYRSLYTDLTVVANLDENTYDGGINGSNHPIAWYHEFDGGRAYYTGGGHEDASFSEPLFVQHLLGALTWVMGSNKPLDYSKAYAVTMPEENRFVKTVLVNDLNEPMELAVADDGRVFFTERSGNLTVYNASTNKYKVMHKFPVTTKQGFGVQGITVDPNFATNHFLYVYYSPDTDKDPTYHLSRFVVKDDNTLDLASEKVVLNVPGEFEASAHHGGSLAWDKEGNLFLSTGDNTNPFPSNGYSPIDERPDHLTLDAQRSAANTNDLRGKILRIRPQADGTYTIPDGNLFPKGTEPSDRAQTRPEIYTMGLRNPYRIAVNPKSSVLYWGEIGPDAGKDSTIGPRGYDEFNQAKKPGNFGWPYFIGNSQPYPDLDFATNVAGPKFDPKAPMNTSVNNTGLKNLPPTNSAMIWYPYAASKDFPELGLGGRSAMAGSFYTYDKSSPSKNKFPEYYDGALFIFDWMRNWVMAVRVDKDDNYIRNEPFMAGSGDFRRPIDLAFSKDGVMYMLEYGSVYGADNDDARLVKIEYNTGNRAPIARAGVVDSVAVAQRDARSYLTSDPRAPELDEAVGQAPLRVKFSGRGTDLDDDDQVTYQWLFDGKTVGSTKPMATYTYTQPGVYNAILKVTDRMGQVGMDTVTVKVGNAKPELAIVTPDNKSFYWENKPFTYTVKVTDKEDKKIDPKRIKVYYEYSAQPNGAPMAAPQQGHQEVAQVGGGSLGKTLIASSDCKACHTIDKPSVGPTFLAVAGRYKGESGSVERLARKIIEGGGGNWSKDHLMSAHPQIPAQDAQEMVKYIFSLTDARKQKAVPAQGSLALNEHKPEDARGQYSLLASYTDNGSKAVGPLTSTEVVTLRSAKVKTLNADAYVGFPRFGSRLSAGGHKAYVLLKGIDMTTIKSLTYDYSSLNKDGEIEVRLDSYAGPVVSRAPYKATGDWKKTNQVTGTLDKPFTGKHDVYIIVVKRDKPNDSIIQLNSIQFNQ
- a CDS encoding MFS transporter, which encodes MEKTLAPTRWYRLIPIAFITYSLAYLDRANFGFGAASGMATDLKITPSMSSLLGSLFFLGYFFFQVPGAIYAENRSAKKLIFWSLILWGGLAMATGIISNVNLLIVIRFMLGVVESAVMPSMLLFLSRWFTKAERSRANTFLILGNPATILWMSVLSGYLIKSVGWRWMFILEGLPAIIWAFFWWRLVADKPSDANWLTESEKQDLEAELQKEQQGIKPVKNYAAAFKSRIVILLSLQYALWSIGVYGFVMWLPSIINAAPNMDIVKTGWLSSVPYVLAIIGMLSASYFSDKTLNRKIFVWPFLLLGAVAFYGSYLIGATNFWLSFVLLIIAGGAMYAPYGPFFAIIPDLLPKNVAGGAMALINSCGALGSFAGAYLVGYLNGSTGGFGASYIFMAGSLLLSAIITLIAVKTPDKQPSPETLVVQ
- a CDS encoding PIN domain-containing protein, which codes for MGKQYILDANAVIDYVGDKIPLSAAIAMDSLINDEFNTSIVVKIEVLGFDEDPVEMQN
- a CDS encoding PIN domain-containing protein — translated: MVADKTIDLRKRDKKLKLGNAIIAATALVYGFTILTRNTKDFRHIDGLDCINPHEFS
- a CDS encoding cupin domain-containing protein, which codes for MSFPNGIVHNLFASIPSSLPEELVDEVITGKGFRVERIVSKGHISPDGFWYDQDQHEWVLLAKGAARLRIDGVDQPIELSAGMHINLPAHLKHRVEWTKEDEETVWLAIFYQAT
- a CDS encoding chromate transporter, with the protein product MKLPASYSLGELVRYFLRLGTLGFGGPPALVSAMHRDLVVDRQWITEADYREGMALAQLAPGPLAAQLAIYLGYVHYGIWGATLVGIAFVMPSFIMVVALGWVYVRLGGLPWMQAIFYGIGAAVIGIIAIGTYKLTTKTVGTDQLGWVLFGLSAVATAVMESELLWLVLGSGVIYWLVKTPPHFIRTGIGSSFAPFLPPLEGLASDSILWKLALFFAKAGTFVFGSGLAIVPFLYGGVVKEYGWLTEQQFLDAVAVAMITPGPVVITVAFIGYLVAGFPGACVAALATFLPCYLLTVLPAPYFKRWGKHPGVKSFVNGITIAAVGAIAGAVVVLARRQLVDLPAILMALATMGLLYRFKKLPELSIIGGAAVLGLLLRYVA